A section of the Ictalurus punctatus breed USDA103 chromosome 8, Coco_2.0, whole genome shotgun sequence genome encodes:
- the LOC108268742 gene encoding uncharacterized protein LOC108268742, which produces MLYTDLRLKMMMLMWITAMLFNKIADSTQMNSINHPNTMITADVGDNVTLHCFRLREENTDSIIWYKQKVGHKPCVIVAVQHETYYENEFKPPKFSIEKEKRNGHLKIVNVEPSDEAVYYCGYINFLTRFTNGTFLSVKGKPDLSVSVFQSGVSDSVPAGASVTLQCSVLSESRSAELQVLWFRAAPPQSHPQIIYTHHNSSHHCESGSSTHTCVYSFSKNILSLNDTGTYYCAVAVCGKIIFGNGTRVQLKQSLHPVMIFLAVALGVCVVVIFTHVVSSKGRNCECCHGRSQDSVVKKTPDQSRDAEELNFAASNLNKKRGKRERARDNVYTDVIYSPLS; this is translated from the exons ATGTTATACACAGACCTCAGACtgaagatgatgatgctgatgtgGATTACAGCGatgctttttaataaaattg CAGATTCTACACAGATGAACAGCATCAATCATCCGAACACAATGATCACTGCTGATGTCGGTGATAACGTGACTCTGCACTGCTTTCGACTGCGAGAGGAAAATACCGATTCCATCATCTGGTACAAGCAAAAAGTCGGACACAAGCCTTGTGTAATAGTTGCAGTTCAACATGAAACCTATTACGAAAATGAGTTCAAGCCACCAAAATTCAGCatcgagaaagaaaaaaggaacgGCCATTTAAAAATTGTTAATGTGGAACCCTCGGATGAAGCCGTGTATTACTGTGGATATATAAATTTCTTAACAAGGTTTACAAATGGAacatttttatcagtcaaag GTAAACCAGATTTAAGCGTCTCAGTGTTCCAGAGCGGCGTGTCGGACTCGGTTCCTGCAGGAGCGTCAGTGACTCTGCAGTGCTCGGTTCTCTCTGAGAGCAGATCAGCAGAACTCCAAGTGCTCTGGTTCAGAGCTGCTCCACCACAATCCCATCCtcaaatcatttacactcatcACAACAGCAGCCATCACTGTGAGAGCGGctcttctacacacacctgtgtgtacaGCTTCTCCAAGAACATCCTCAGCCTCAATGATACTGGAACTTACTACTGCGCTGTGGCCGTGTGTGGGAAGATCATTTTTGGGAACGGGACACGAGTACAATTGA AACAATCGTTGCATCCTGTAATGATCTTTCTCGCTGTAGctttgggagtgtgtgtggttgtgatcTTTACTCATGTTGTAAGCAGTAAAGGGAGAAACTGTGAATGTTGTCATG GGAGATCTCAAGATTCTGTGGTCAAGAAAACACCAGATCAG AGCCGTGATGCTGAGGAGCTGAATTTTGCTGCTTCAAACCTCaataaaaagagaggaaagagagaacgaGCTCGTGATAATGTGTACACTGACGTGATTTACTCTCCTCTTTCTTAG